Part of the Salinigranum rubrum genome is shown below.
GGCGCGAAGGGGCTCCCGGTCGGTCGGTCGCCATCGTCACCCGCGAGGCCGTCGACTACTACGACTGGGACCTCTCCGACGTGACCGTCGCCGTCCAGGGGTTCGGGAGCGTCGGCGCGCCCGCCGCGCGTCTCCTCGACGAGTGGGGTGCGACGGTGGTGGCCGTCAGCGACGTCGACGGCGCCATCTACGACCCCGCCGGTCTGGACACGAACGACGTCGAGGCGCACGACGAGCGACCCGGCATGGTCTCGGGGTACGACGCGCCGGAGACGCTCACGAACGCCGAACTGCTCGAACTCGACGTCGACGTGCTCGTCCCGGCGGCCGTCGGCAACGTCGTCACGACGGAGAACGTCCACGACGTCTCGGCGGACATGGTCGTCGAGGGAGCCAACGGCCCGACGACGTTCGCCGCCGACGCCGTCCTCGAAGAGCGAGACGTCCCGGTCATCCCCGACATCCTCGCGAACGCCGGCGGGGTGACCGTCTCGTACTTCGAGTGGCTCCAGGACATCAACCGCCGGCAGTGGTCGCTCGACCGCGTCCACGAGGAACTCGAATCCGAGATGCTCGGCGCCTGGGACGCCGTCCGACGGGAGGTCGACGCCCGCGGCCTGACGTGGCGCGACGCCGCCTACGTCGTCGCCCTCTCGCGCATCGGCGAGGCGAAGTCGACGCGCGGGCTCTGGCCCTGAGCGACCGAACGGTAAACGCCTGAAACCCCCCGAAACACGCCCGCGAGGGCGTGTCGGACCCGGTCAGTCCTCGCTCGGTGCGAGGACCAGGTTCTCCAACTCTTCGCCCGTGTCGAGTCGTTCGACGTTCCGCGCGACGATGTCGGCCAGTCGGTCCCAGTGTTTCGGGGTGTGACCGCCCGTGTGAGGCGTGATGAGACAGTTCTCCAGGTCCCACAGCGGATGTTCGCTCGGGAGGGGCTCGGGGTCGGTCACGTCCAGCGCCGCCCCGCGAATCTTGTTCGAGCGGAGCGCCGCCACGAGTGCGTCGGTGTCGACGATTCCTCCCCGCGCCGTGTTGACGAGAACGGCTTCCGGCGGCATCGTCGCCAGTTCCGCCTCGCCGATGAGCCCGCGCGTCAGGTCGTTGAGCGGGCAGGCGACGACGACGTACTCGCTCCGCGAGAGCGCGTCGTGAATCGCGTCCTCGTCGAAGCCGACGACTTCGTCCGTCGGGCCGCCCTTCTCGGGCGTGTAGCGGACGCCGATGGTGTCGACCTCCATCCCCTGCAGGCGCTGGACGACGGCTTCCCCGATGGAGCCGAGGCCGACGACGGTCACCGTGGAGTCGGTGAACTCCCTCGACTGGAAGTGCCGCCACTCCGAGCGCTGCTTGCGCCGCCACCCCTCGTGGAGGCGGCGAGCGAAGACGAGCATGTTCCCGACGGCCTGTTCGGCGATGCCGGGCGCGTGGATGCCGCCGGCGTTCGTCACCCTGATCCTCTGCTCTTCGAGCGTCTCTTTCGGGAGGTGGTCGATACCGGCGAACGTGCAGGCGAACACCTCCATCCGCGAGTCGACGACGAGGTCCTCGTCGATGGTGATGCCGGTGACGACCCGCGCTCTGGGGGCGAGTTCGCGCTCCTGCTTCGGGGTACGGGCGAGCGCGACCCGCCGGTCGGGGAGGCGTTCGCGCAGCGTCTCGGCGTACGATTCCATCGACAGGCCCTCGGTCCCCTCGCGGAGGACGACGACGTCCGGGTCGGGGTCGGTGTTCTCGCTCATGGGTGGGTGGCTCCGCCCCGCCCGTCAGAACCCGGATACGGCCCGTCGCGAGTCGGTACCGGCTGTCGCCGACAGGGTCGGCGACGACCGGGACACAGTCACGACAGCCCGTCCGAGACGACGGTCGGGTCACGTACGCTTCCGGTCGGTTGGTGCCGGCTTATGCTTTTTCGTCTCCGCCGTTCGGTATTAAGTAGATGGAGAGTGGTAGTGAGAGCCATGGTCGAGTCGATTCATGAGCCGATTCGTGAGCGACTGCCCGAACTCAGACGCGAACTCCACCGATATCCGGAGCCGGGGTGGTGTGAGTTCCACACGACTGCTCGCCTCGTCGAGGAGATCGAACGGATCGGCGTCGACGAACTCGCGGTCGGTCCCGACGCGTACGACCCCGCGGACCGGATGGCGGTCCCGTCCGACGACCGGCTGGAGGAGTGGTACGACCGCGCCCGCGACCGGAACGTCGACCCCGCACTCCTCGACAAGATGGCCGGCGGGAACACCGGCGTCGTCGCCGTCCTCGACCGGGGTGACGGTCCCGCCGTCGGCCTCCGCGTCGACATCGACGGGCTGTTTATCAAGGAGTCCGAGGACCGAGAACACCTCCCCGCACAGGAGGGATTCAACTCGGAGACCGGAGAGACGATGCACGCCTGCGGGCACGACGCCCACATGACGTGGGGGCTCGCGACGCTCGAAGCCATCAAGGAGAGTGACTTCGACGGTCGACTCGTCGTGTTCTTCCAGCCCGCGGAGGAGGTTTCCGGCGGGGGGCATCCGATGGCCGAAAGCGACTACGCCGCCGATCTCGACTACCTCTTCGCGGTCCACGTCGGCCTCGACCACCCCACCGGAGAGGTCGTCGCCGGCATCGAACGACCGTTGGCGATGTGTCACCTCGACGTCGACATCCGGGGAACGTCGGCCCACGCCGGGAAGGCCCCCGAGGAGGGGAACAACGCCATCCAGGCGCTCGGCACCGCCATCGAGAACGTCTACGGGATCCCGCGACACTCAGCGGGGATGACGCGGGTGAACGTCGGCCGGGTCGAAGGCGGGACCGCGAGCAACATCGTCGCCGAGCAGGTCACCGCAGTCGCGGAGGCCCGCGGCGAGACGACGGCGCTCATGGAGTACGTCAAATCGGAAGTCGTCCACCGGTTCGAGACGGCCTCGGAGATGCACGGCTGTCGGGCGGAGGTGGACGTGGTGAGCGAGAGCCCCCGGGCCGACAGCGACCCCGAACTCGCCGCCGTCGTCGAACACGTCGCCCGCGACACCGACGGCGTCGACAGCGTGGTCTCGTTGGCCGACTTCGGGGCCAGCGAGGACGCGACGTTCCTCATGGAACGGGTCCAGGAGGAGGGCGGCCTCGCCACCTACCTCGTCGTCGGCACGGACCACCCGACGAGTCACCACACCCCGACGTTCGACGTCGACGAGCGGAGCCTCCCCATCGGCGTCGAGGTGCTGACGGGCGCCATCCTGGCTGTGGAGGAAGGCGAACCGTGAGCGGCGCGCAGGTCCCCCCGCGTCGGACATCGTCACGCTCGCCGACGTCGAGGCCGCCCGCGACCGCCTCGACGGCGTCGTCCACCGGACGCCGCTCGACACTTCGACCACCCTCGCCGAGCGCTGTGGCGCCGCGGCGGTCGGGCTCAAACTCGAAAACACCCAGCGGACGGGGTCGTTCAAGATTCGCGGCGCGTACAACGCGATGGCTCGACTCTCGGACGAAGAACGCGAGCGTGGTGTCGTCGCCGCCAGCGCCGGGAACCACGCGCAGGGCGTCGCGCTCGCCGGCCGACTGCTGGGCATCGACGCGACCATCGTCGTGCCCAGGGTGACGCCCGCGGCGAAAATCGAGGCGACGCGCGGCTACGGCGCCGAGGTCGTCGTCGAGGGCGAGAGCTACGAACCGGCGTACGAGCACGCGCTCGAACTCCGCGACCGGGAGGAGAGAGCGTTCGTCCACCCGTTCGACGACCGGGACGTCATCGCCGGCCAGGGGACGGTCGGCCTCGAACTCCGCGAGCAGTTCGACCCCGACACCGTGCTCGTCTCCATCGGCGGCGGCGGCCTCATCTCGGGCGTCGCGACGGCGCTGAAGGCGCACGTCCCCGACACACGAGTCGTCGGCGTCCAGCCCGAGGGGGCGGCCCACGCCGGGCCCTCGCTCGAACGCGACGCCATCCACCGTCTGGACGAGGTCGACACCGTCGCCGAGGGTATCGCCGACGCCCGCCTCTTGGAGAAGACGTTCGCCGTGATACGCGAGCGGGTCGATAGCGTGGTGGCGGTGACAGACACGGACCTCGCGGTGGCGTCCACGCTGTTGGCCGAGCGGGCGAAAACGGTGGCAGAGGCGGCGGGTGCCGCCCCGGTCGCCGCGCTCCTCTCGGGCGCCGTCGACGTCGCGGGCGAGCGGGTCGCCTGCGTCGTCTCCGGCGGCAACACGAACCTCTCCGACCACGCCGACCTGACGCGGGTGGGGCTGATGGAACTCGACCGCTACGTCGAGGCGCGCCTCGCGCTCCGCGGGTGGCCGACGAGCGTCGGCGACGTGACCGAGACGGTCGAAGCGGAGGGAGCCGAACTCGACGAACTCGAACGCGCGCGGCCGACGGCGGCGGACGACCCGAACCGAACACCGGTTCGAATCGGCCTCGAAGGCAGCGGCGCGGAACACCTCACGGGCGTGCTCAGCGCGCTCGACGACCTCTCACCCGTTACCGTGGTCGACCACAGCCTCGACGAGTAGCCGAGTCCGCGGTCGGAGTATCAGGCGGTCGCCGTCGAGGCGACGGCGTCCATCGCCTCGCGGAATATCTCCGTCCCCATCTCGATCTCCCGCTCGGTCACGTCGAGCGGCGGGAGGAGGCGGATCGTCTTCTTCCCACAGCCGAGGGTGAGCATGCCGCGGTCGAGCGCGGCCTTCACGACCGCGTTCCGTCGCTCGGCCGAATCGAACTCGACGGCGAGCATGAGCCCCTTCCCGCGGACGTCCTCGACGTGGTCGGGCGCGCCGTCGCGGAGTCGTTCCTTCGCCTCTTCGCCCCGTTGGGTCGCGTTCGCCAGCAGGTCGTGCTCCTCGATGGCTTCGAGGGTGAACGCCCCGTACATCGACGCGAGGATGTCGCCGCCGCCGAACGTCGACCCGAGCCGGTTCTTCTCGCTGGGGAAAATCTCCGCTCGGGACACCGTCGCGCCGACCCGCAGTCCCTTCGCCGCGCAGATGACGTCCGGGTCGATGGCGTAGTGGTTCGACGCCCACATCTCCCCCGTTCTCCCGACGCCCGACTGTATCTCGTCGACGACGAGCGGGATGTCGTAGGTGTCGCAGACGTCGCCCACCTCGGCCATGAACGACTCGCTCGGGAAGCGGTAGCCGCCCACCCCCTGGATGGGTTCGAGGACGGCGAAGGCGACCTCGCCGGGGTCGATGTGCCCGCCCTCGGGCGCGAGCATCGACCGGAATCGCGACTCCCCTCCCGCGAAGAACCCACAGTCACACGTGTCGGGGGTACAGCCGCGGTCGTCACAGAACGGAACGGTCTCGATACCGGCGACCTGCGGGTAGTGCCGCGTGTAGACGTCCTTCGCCTTCGTGAGCGAGAGCGTTCCCAGCGTGCGGCCGTGGAAGCTCCCCGAGAAGGCGACGCCGTACTGTGCGGCGGGGTTGTGGTCGTGGGTGATCTTCATCGCGTTCTCGACGGCCTCCGCGCCCGAGTTCGAGAGGAACACCGTGTCCATCCCGTACTCGTCCGAGACGTCGACGAGGCGGTTCATCAGGTGGCTCGAACTGGGGAAGTCGGCCGTCGCGGGGTCGGGCCCCGCACCGAAGTACAGGTCCTGGCCGGCGATCTTCAGCGGCTCGACGAGGTCGAACTCGCGGAGCTTCGAGAGCACCTTCTCGTTGTCGTAGCCGAGCGGCGCGGCGCCGATGTGGCACGTGAAGTCGAGGAGGACGTTCCCGTCGACGTCGGTGACGAACGGCCCGTCCGCCTCGGCGGTGATGTCCCAGACGAAGTCGTGGGAGTACTCGCTCGGGGCGGCACGCTCGGCGTGAAACTCGATCCACCGCTGCGCGTTGGGACCGGGCAGCGCCTCCGCTTTCGGTTCCGCGGTGTCCCTGTCCATACACAGAAGGTGTATCCGGTGTCAATTAAATCTTGGTACAATTTCCCTGAAGATGTCGGAGGAAGCCGAGGGAGGGGAGACGCCGACGGGGCGAGCGGGCGGTCAGTCGTCGTCCTGTGCGACCACCCGCCCGGAGGAGCCGTCACTCTTGCTCGGCTTGCCGAAGATGTTCGTCCGGTCCTGGAGCAAGACGCCGCCCGTCTCCTTCTGGAACGTCCGGATGAGCCCGAGCATCGCGACGAGACAGACGACGGCGAACGGCGCGCCGGTGATGATGGCTGCCGACTGGAGCGCGTTCACACCGCCGACGACCATCAGGATGGAGGCGACGAGCCCCTGCAGCACGCCCCAGAAGACTCGGTTGATAGAGGAGGGGTGCTCCTTCCCGCCGGTGGTCATCATCGACACCGCGAGCGTCGAGGAGTCCGCCGACGTGACGAAGAACGTCGTCACGAGGAGCAGGAAGGCGAAGAGGAGCACCGTCCCGACGAGCGGGAGCGCCCCGAAGAGGACGTAGCCCGAGACGGATTCGCCGTACTCGGTGACGGGACCGAGGAGGTTCGCCGCCCCCGTGTGCTGCATGATGACCGCCGATCCGCCGACGATGGCGAACCAGGGGATGGTCGCCATCGACGTCGCGCCGATCCCGGCGAAGGCGACCTCGCGGACGCTCCGGCCGCGCGAGATACGGGCGATGAACAGCCCCGCGAAGGGCGACCACGCGAGCGGCCAGAGCCAGTAGAAGACGGTCCACGCGTTCGCCCAGTCGCCGCCGTTCGTGAAGTCGGTGTAGAGGCTCGTCTGGAAGAACTCGCCGACGAACCTCCCGGTCGCCTGCGTGCCGAGTTCGAGGATGCGCACCGTCGGGCCGAAGATCAGCGTCGCGACCATCAGCAGGAGGAAGAGGGCCATGTTGAAGTTCGACAGCCGCCGGATACCCTTGTCGACGCCGAGCACCAGCGAGATGGTGAAGATGACCGTCATCCCCGTGATGACGAGGATGGTTCCGATGTCACCCAGTTGAACCCCCCACTGGAAGTCGAGGCCGGTGATGAACTGGCTCCCGATGAAGCCGAGCGAGGTGGCAACGCCCCCGAGCGTCGCGAACACGGCGAGGATGTCGACGATTTTCCCGACCGGACCGTTGACGTTGTCCGCACCGAGGACCGGCGTCAGCACCGCCGAGACCCGCAGCGGGGCGTCGTAATTGTAGACGAAGTAGCCGATGCCGATGCCCATCACGGTGAAACACGACCACTGGGTGAGACTCCAGTGGAAGATGGAGTACTGCACCGCGACTGGCATCGCCGCCGCCGACTCCGCCGACACGTCGTAGATGGGCGGGACCGTCGAGTAGTGGAACAACGCCTCGGCTGGGCCCCAGAAGACGATGCCGGCGGCGAGGCCGGCGGAGTACATCATCGCGAAGTACGAAAAGTAGCTGTACTCGGGGTCCTCGTCACCCATCCTGAGTCGGCCCCAGGGTCCGAAGATGAGGAAGCCGAGGAAGAGTACGAACCCCAGCATGACGAAGAGGAAGAACCAGTTGAAGTGTGCGAGGATCCACACGCGTATCCCGTCTACGACGTTGTACGCCGCGTCCGGACTCACCGCGAAGGCGACGACGAAAAGCAGCGTGATGGCCGCCCCGGCCCCGAAGATGGTCGGCTCGATTTCGTCGAGGAACTCGCTCACGGCACCGCCGGAGGTGCTCACCGCGAACCACCTCCGCGTCCGAGTCGGTGGTGATCAGACTGTACTCCGCGGTCGTATCGTCGAGTGCGTTTGGGTACTGGCATGAGACTGCCCTCCGCTACCATGGTATTCGGTGCCGTCCGTCACGACAATTGTCAATGTAGTAGATAAAACTTGTGGTAATCGGTTCCGGTGAGTACAGTTTTCGTGTATGTCCGGGCGCCTCCCTGGCGACACCGGCGTCCACGTCCGCCACGCCATCGGTCGCGCCGCCTCCCATCGCTGTACACAGTTTTCACTCCTCACGAGACGCGAGAAAACCCTCGATACGCCCCGCTCTCGACCGAGCGAGCGGCGTAACGCTTAATCGTGACGGTCAACGAAAACCGTGTATGAAGAACGCCGATGCCGACGCCGATGCGGACGGGGACGCCGGGACGCCTGCGGACGAGCCTCGAGCGACGGACCTCGCGTTCTCGGCCGACCGCGACCGCGGCATCCTCACCCCCAGCGACCGGGAGTTCCTCCTCGGCCGGAAGACCGACTACACCGAGCACTCGAAGAAACAGAAGCGCAACCGCATCCGCCGCCGCCTCCGGAACGCCATCCTCGACTTCACTATCCTTTTCGAACACCTGGAGGCGCGCGACCGCGAGACGGTGTTCAACCCCGACGACGAGAACCGCGAGGCGTACACCCGGGGCATCACGGACATGCTCGCCTTTCTCCACCTGGGGACGATGGGCTATCACACCCCGTTCAAACACATGCTCGCGACGGGCGTCAACAGGGCGGAGCAGGAACTGGCCGACTCGGAGTACCGGATGGTGACGGTCGACTTCAACGTCGACCCGGTGGGCCGAATCGACGTCGACGCCGTCGTCGACAAACTCGACTCGGGTGCGTTCGACGACCTCACCGACGAGGAACTCCGCGCGTTCGTCCGCCTGCTCGGCGAGTCGGACGACTTCGACGCGACGGCCGTCCGCTCGGAGATGAAAGCACAGATGACGGCGTTCCTCGAACGGGTCGACGCCGCGGCCGAGCGCCGCGAGCGCCGGGTCGAAGAACTGAACGACTGATCGCCCGACTCAACCCAGATACGCGACGGCGTCCATCTCGACGCGGACCTCTCCTGGAAGGCGCGACACCTCGACGCAGACTCTCGCCGGCGGGTCGTCGCCGAACCGGGCGCCGTAGGCTTCGTTCACCCGGTCGTAGTCGTCGAGGTCGGTGAGGTAGACGGTCACCTTCACCATGTCGTCGAGGCCGTCGCCGCCCGCCGCCCTGACGACGGCGGCGACGTTGTCGAGGACCCGTTCGGTCTGTTCCTCGATGGCTCCCGTCACCTCCTCGCCGGTTTCGGGGTCGACCGGGCCGTAGCCGGAGACGTACAGCGTGTCGCCGGCGCGCACCCCCTGCGAGTAAGGGTTGTCGTTCCGCGGTGCGTCGTCCGTGACGACTGGGTCTGTGGACATCTCGCTCCCCCGTTCAGGCGTGCTGTGCCTCCGCCGTCACGGTCTCGATGCCCTCGACGACGACGTCCATCGCCGTCTCGGCGAGGTCCTCCGTGAGGACGAGCGGGGGGAGTAACCGGAGGACGTTGCCGTGCCGCCCCGCCTTCCAGACGAGGACGCCGTGCTCGAAGCAGTAGTCCTGAAGCGCGTCGGCGGCGTCGCCGTCCGGGTTGCCGTCGCTGTCGACGAACTCGCAGCCGACGAACAGCCCCTTCCCGCGCACGTCGAGGATGCGGGGGTTGTCCGCGGCGACCTGTGAGAGGCGTCCGCGGATGTACTCGCCGAGGTCGCGGGCGTGTGCGAGCAGGTCGTGTTCCTGGATGTACTCGATGGCGCGGGAACCGGCGCGCATCGCGACGACGTGGCCCCGGTAGGTGCCGGCGTGGTCGCCCGACCCCCACGTGTCGAGGTCCTCGTGGTAGATCGTCGCCGAGAGCGGGAAGCCGACACCGCCGAGCGCCTTGGCCGTCGTCATGATGTCCGGCGTGACGTCGTACCACTCGGAGGCCCACCACTGTCCCGAGCGACCGAAGCCGCTCTGAATCTCGTCGAAGATGAGCGGGATGTCGTTGGCGTCGGCGAGTTCGCGGAGACCCGTCAGGAAGCCCTCCGGCGGGACGATGACGCCGCCCTCGCCCTGGATGGGTTCGACGAAGATGCCCGCCGGGTTGGCGAGGCCGCCGTAGGGGTCTTCGAGTATCTCTTTCACTTCTCGAAGCGCCCGCGCACACGAGAACGACTCACAGCATGCGCCCCCGTCGCGCGGACACAGCGCCGCCGCGTCCCCGTTCGAGTCGGTCGCAGGCGTCGGGTACTTGGCGTGGACGACGTCCGACAGCAGCGGGGTGTACTCGCCCTTGAACTTCTTGTTGCCGGTGAGGCTCATCGCGCCGCTCGTCGCGCCGTGGTACGCGCCGCGGAACGCGATGAGGCCGTCGCCGCCGGTGTTGTACTTCGCGAGTTTGATGGCCGCCTCGACCGCGTCGCTCCCCGTGGGACCGCCGAAGACGACGCGGTTCTGGCCGC
Proteins encoded:
- the gdhB gene encoding glutamate dehydrogenase GdhB — translated: MPDHAPVEHSPTTAEGNDDEPSSALATARRQLERATTHTDVDEGVVERLKHPTKLTRVSVPLRRDDGSLEVFTGYRAQHDDVRGPYKGGLRYHPEVDAEECIGLSMWMTWKCAVMDLPFGGGKGGVAVDPRTLSSGERERLTRRFAEEIRDVIGPKTDVPAPDMGTDAQTMAWFMDAYSMQSGETTPGVVTGKPPVIGGSHGREGAPGRSVAIVTREAVDYYDWDLSDVTVAVQGFGSVGAPAARLLDEWGATVVAVSDVDGAIYDPAGLDTNDVEAHDERPGMVSGYDAPETLTNAELLELDVDVLVPAAVGNVVTTENVHDVSADMVVEGANGPTTFAADAVLEERDVPVIPDILANAGGVTVSYFEWLQDINRRQWSLDRVHEELESEMLGAWDAVRREVDARGLTWRDAAYVVALSRIGEAKSTRGLWP
- a CDS encoding D-2-hydroxyacid dehydrogenase — protein: MSENTDPDPDVVVLREGTEGLSMESYAETLRERLPDRRVALARTPKQERELAPRARVVTGITIDEDLVVDSRMEVFACTFAGIDHLPKETLEEQRIRVTNAGGIHAPGIAEQAVGNMLVFARRLHEGWRRKQRSEWRHFQSREFTDSTVTVVGLGSIGEAVVQRLQGMEVDTIGVRYTPEKGGPTDEVVGFDEDAIHDALSRSEYVVVACPLNDLTRGLIGEAELATMPPEAVLVNTARGGIVDTDALVAALRSNKIRGAALDVTDPEPLPSEHPLWDLENCLITPHTGGHTPKHWDRLADIVARNVERLDTGEELENLVLAPSED
- a CDS encoding amidohydrolase, whose protein sequence is MVESIHEPIRERLPELRRELHRYPEPGWCEFHTTARLVEEIERIGVDELAVGPDAYDPADRMAVPSDDRLEEWYDRARDRNVDPALLDKMAGGNTGVVAVLDRGDGPAVGLRVDIDGLFIKESEDREHLPAQEGFNSETGETMHACGHDAHMTWGLATLEAIKESDFDGRLVVFFQPAEEVSGGGHPMAESDYAADLDYLFAVHVGLDHPTGEVVAGIERPLAMCHLDVDIRGTSAHAGKAPEEGNNAIQALGTAIENVYGIPRHSAGMTRVNVGRVEGGTASNIVAEQVTAVAEARGETTALMEYVKSEVVHRFETASEMHGCRAEVDVVSESPRADSDPELAAVVEHVARDTDGVDSVVSLADFGASEDATFLMERVQEEGGLATYLVVGTDHPTSHHTPTFDVDERSLPIGVEVLTGAILAVEEGEP
- the ilvA gene encoding threonine ammonia-lyase, producing MWRKANRERRAGPPASDIVTLADVEAARDRLDGVVHRTPLDTSTTLAERCGAAAVGLKLENTQRTGSFKIRGAYNAMARLSDEERERGVVAASAGNHAQGVALAGRLLGIDATIVVPRVTPAAKIEATRGYGAEVVVEGESYEPAYEHALELRDREERAFVHPFDDRDVIAGQGTVGLELREQFDPDTVLVSIGGGGLISGVATALKAHVPDTRVVGVQPEGAAHAGPSLERDAIHRLDEVDTVAEGIADARLLEKTFAVIRERVDSVVAVTDTDLAVASTLLAERAKTVAEAAGAAPVAALLSGAVDVAGERVACVVSGGNTNLSDHADLTRVGLMELDRYVEARLALRGWPTSVGDVTETVEAEGAELDELERARPTAADDPNRTPVRIGLEGSGAEHLTGVLSALDDLSPVTVVDHSLDE
- a CDS encoding aminotransferase class III-fold pyridoxal phosphate-dependent enzyme; this translates as MDRDTAEPKAEALPGPNAQRWIEFHAERAAPSEYSHDFVWDITAEADGPFVTDVDGNVLLDFTCHIGAAPLGYDNEKVLSKLREFDLVEPLKIAGQDLYFGAGPDPATADFPSSSHLMNRLVDVSDEYGMDTVFLSNSGAEAVENAMKITHDHNPAAQYGVAFSGSFHGRTLGTLSLTKAKDVYTRHYPQVAGIETVPFCDDRGCTPDTCDCGFFAGGESRFRSMLAPEGGHIDPGEVAFAVLEPIQGVGGYRFPSESFMAEVGDVCDTYDIPLVVDEIQSGVGRTGEMWASNHYAIDPDVICAAKGLRVGATVSRAEIFPSEKNRLGSTFGGGDILASMYGAFTLEAIEEHDLLANATQRGEEAKERLRDGAPDHVEDVRGKGLMLAVEFDSAERRNAVVKAALDRGMLTLGCGKKTIRLLPPLDVTEREIEMGTEIFREAMDAVASTATA
- a CDS encoding BCCT family transporter, which encodes MSTSGGAVSEFLDEIEPTIFGAGAAITLLFVVAFAVSPDAAYNVVDGIRVWILAHFNWFFLFVMLGFVLFLGFLIFGPWGRLRMGDEDPEYSYFSYFAMMYSAGLAAGIVFWGPAEALFHYSTVPPIYDVSAESAAAMPVAVQYSIFHWSLTQWSCFTVMGIGIGYFVYNYDAPLRVSAVLTPVLGADNVNGPVGKIVDILAVFATLGGVATSLGFIGSQFITGLDFQWGVQLGDIGTILVITGMTVIFTISLVLGVDKGIRRLSNFNMALFLLLMVATLIFGPTVRILELGTQATGRFVGEFFQTSLYTDFTNGGDWANAWTVFYWLWPLAWSPFAGLFIARISRGRSVREVAFAGIGATSMATIPWFAIVGGSAVIMQHTGAANLLGPVTEYGESVSGYVLFGALPLVGTVLLFAFLLLVTTFFVTSADSSTLAVSMMTTGGKEHPSSINRVFWGVLQGLVASILMVVGGVNALQSAAIITGAPFAVVCLVAMLGLIRTFQKETGGVLLQDRTNIFGKPSKSDGSSGRVVAQDDD
- a CDS encoding Rid family detoxifying hydrolase codes for the protein MSTDPVVTDDAPRNDNPYSQGVRAGDTLYVSGYGPVDPETGEEVTGAIEEQTERVLDNVAAVVRAAGGDGLDDMVKVTVYLTDLDDYDRVNEAYGARFGDDPPARVCVEVSRLPGEVRVEMDAVAYLG
- a CDS encoding aspartate aminotransferase family protein; the protein is MVASPPIDELHYDDAPDVDAVPGPNSRELLERQREIDSSAVAYPEDVPVAFEEGKGATVRDADGNTFIDMFAGIGVLNVGHANPYVMEAVHEQADKLVHTVDFPTEARLELIEKLDEIAPPGLRGQNRVVFGGPTGSDAVEAAIKLAKYNTGGDGLIAFRGAYHGATSGAMSLTGNKKFKGEYTPLLSDVVHAKYPTPATDSNGDAAALCPRDGGACCESFSCARALREVKEILEDPYGGLANPAGIFVEPIQGEGGVIVPPEGFLTGLRELADANDIPLIFDEIQSGFGRSGQWWASEWYDVTPDIMTTAKALGGVGFPLSATIYHEDLDTWGSGDHAGTYRGHVVAMRAGSRAIEYIQEHDLLAHARDLGEYIRGRLSQVAADNPRILDVRGKGLFVGCEFVDSDGNPDGDAADALQDYCFEHGVLVWKAGRHGNVLRLLPPLVLTEDLAETAMDVVVEGIETVTAEAQHA